In a single window of the Veillonella sp. genome:
- a CDS encoding PD-(D/E)XK nuclease family protein, whose amino-acid sequence MSISVYYGRAGSGKTRAVYERIRQVMTDCPGEPIILLVPEPATYRVERELAEFMPEKGFTTVRVVGFGRLGYQVYQSIGSKGAGQSSLSSFGRSMLLRLVMKRKQKELGLLEQATKRPEFSSVLQQLFSEFRAFRVGPNDLERGAESVKNKVLQKKLRELAICMAAYEEEISRHGERDIDPIMEIVEALPQSPLMENSHVFIDGFHWFTPTHYELIYTLFDLAKEAVITIDLPMAPKALNLARRGEHLFSRPLEIYDTLVARYGTSINWVGFDGKRGPQIVQELESNYFTSPSKPNSTDTTIPLIRGYNREREADAIARRILAYVESSPEARYRDVCIMLRESETYGDTLEKVFIRYGIPHFIDRQRPMKNHPLGELLTALFDIVRHSYSRDSMFLLLKTDLMPLTREAVDELENYVLEFGIDHYKWERESWPYLRGFHEGQDEASHPDAPRRARVNQARQTIMDILSPWFDFAAHSEGHTGAEWGEQLYGLLETLQVPERLYEWAKDAEAMGDQESKASHEQMYNAVISFIDEISMVMKDEVLTLDEMMLLLEEGLSDVNYSMIPPSLDHVVITTIERGYSQWWPKVFVMGLNQGIFPQSMGDEGLIKDKERQELAEAGITLAEGALPKAFNENFLLYLAMTRSSDSLTLSYASSGEDGTGLEPSLVVKRLESLGYVGKAVDIPLSIEPDTESDYVWRPLQSLSLLSERWGALFSGHEVNPLWWGLYNWARESDTYRPRLGEVSRGIRDNNDVPVITKDLVNGLFLSKGYMSGSVTRLERYQQCPFKFYAQYGLKLEPRRMRSFGAPEIGTFLHANLERLGNYLLENNKQWRDLNEEEQQNLCRSVADEILQENHGGEETSDAYQKAIEQRVQRTLHVTVDRLVEWSKRSDFDTKYLEQDFGRQGGWDPIRVPLGEDRYLRLIGQIDRIDEYTRDGQTYGMVIDYKSGGAHVTAQDVYYGLKLQLMTYLLALESAYGNRQGQSMAPAAVVYSYVKNPKIPAGAPLSYEDAVALVKESDAWQNSGYFSDDVELLTHIDNKFLSYGSKRGPYVPIATKKDQTISSRDLHKVKNTGEFDVMCRYTNHVMADIGRHIGEGQFPIQPYQLNKNRPCTYCDYNIVCRFDSSRNRYNYLSRLSEDDALERMKEVLNDENSDNNGNRNNGNNSSEGGENHGC is encoded by the coding sequence ATGAGTATTAGCGTCTATTATGGACGAGCAGGATCTGGTAAGACACGTGCCGTATATGAACGGATACGTCAAGTTATGACCGATTGTCCAGGGGAACCTATAATCTTACTTGTTCCTGAACCAGCTACGTATCGAGTAGAGCGAGAGCTTGCCGAGTTTATGCCTGAAAAAGGCTTTACCACAGTTCGCGTTGTGGGCTTTGGTCGTTTGGGGTACCAAGTATATCAATCCATAGGCTCTAAGGGGGCCGGTCAATCAAGCTTATCTAGCTTTGGCCGGTCTATGTTGTTGCGCCTTGTTATGAAACGAAAACAGAAGGAGTTAGGTCTTTTAGAACAGGCTACTAAGCGTCCTGAGTTTTCTTCTGTATTGCAACAGCTCTTTTCTGAGTTTCGCGCATTCCGCGTAGGGCCTAATGACCTTGAGCGTGGGGCGGAGTCCGTTAAAAATAAAGTATTACAAAAGAAATTGCGGGAACTTGCCATCTGTATGGCCGCCTATGAAGAGGAAATCAGCCGTCATGGGGAGCGCGATATCGATCCTATCATGGAAATTGTAGAGGCTTTGCCTCAATCTCCTCTGATGGAAAACAGCCATGTCTTTATCGATGGATTCCATTGGTTTACACCCACACACTACGAGTTGATTTACACCTTATTTGATTTGGCTAAGGAAGCCGTTATTACTATTGATTTACCGATGGCTCCGAAGGCGTTAAATCTCGCTCGTCGAGGGGAACATCTCTTTAGTCGACCTTTAGAAATTTATGACACTCTAGTGGCTCGTTATGGCACTAGTATTAATTGGGTAGGTTTTGACGGGAAACGGGGCCCTCAAATCGTACAAGAACTAGAGTCTAATTACTTTACTAGTCCTAGTAAGCCAAATTCTACGGATACTACGATTCCGCTCATTCGTGGCTACAACAGAGAACGGGAAGCCGACGCCATAGCCCGTCGCATCTTAGCTTATGTGGAATCTTCTCCAGAGGCTCGTTACCGCGATGTATGCATCATGCTTCGCGAGTCCGAAACATACGGAGACACCTTAGAGAAGGTTTTCATTCGCTATGGTATTCCACACTTTATCGACCGCCAACGTCCTATGAAAAATCATCCCTTAGGCGAATTGTTGACGGCTCTCTTTGATATTGTGCGCCATAGTTACAGCCGAGACAGCATGTTCCTCTTGCTGAAAACAGACTTGATGCCCCTAACTCGTGAGGCCGTAGATGAATTAGAGAACTACGTACTCGAGTTTGGTATTGACCATTATAAATGGGAACGTGAAAGCTGGCCGTATTTACGAGGCTTCCATGAAGGTCAAGACGAAGCTAGTCACCCTGATGCACCGCGTAGAGCCCGTGTGAATCAAGCAAGACAAACCATCATGGATATATTATCTCCATGGTTTGACTTTGCCGCTCATAGTGAGGGCCATACAGGGGCAGAATGGGGCGAACAGCTCTATGGTTTATTAGAAACCTTACAAGTGCCTGAGCGCCTCTATGAGTGGGCGAAGGACGCAGAAGCCATGGGCGATCAAGAGTCCAAAGCCAGCCATGAACAGATGTACAATGCAGTTATTTCTTTCATAGACGAAATCTCTATGGTCATGAAGGACGAAGTGTTGACCTTAGATGAGATGATGTTGCTTCTCGAAGAAGGCTTGAGCGACGTAAATTATTCCATGATTCCACCATCTCTAGACCATGTGGTGATTACCACCATTGAACGTGGTTATAGCCAATGGTGGCCTAAGGTGTTCGTCATGGGCCTCAACCAAGGCATTTTCCCACAAAGTATGGGCGATGAAGGTCTTATTAAGGATAAGGAACGACAAGAATTGGCTGAGGCCGGCATTACCTTGGCTGAAGGTGCTTTGCCGAAGGCTTTCAACGAGAATTTCCTACTATACCTAGCTATGACGCGGTCATCTGATTCGTTGACCTTATCCTATGCAAGCTCTGGTGAAGATGGTACAGGCCTTGAGCCATCCCTCGTGGTGAAACGATTAGAATCTTTAGGTTACGTTGGCAAGGCTGTAGATATTCCTCTATCCATTGAGCCTGATACAGAGTCTGATTATGTATGGCGTCCGCTTCAAAGTTTGTCCTTATTATCTGAACGTTGGGGTGCTCTCTTTAGTGGTCATGAGGTCAATCCATTATGGTGGGGCCTTTATAACTGGGCTCGTGAAAGCGACACTTATCGTCCTCGTTTAGGTGAGGTGTCTCGTGGTATTCGAGACAATAACGATGTGCCGGTCATTACGAAGGATTTAGTAAATGGATTATTCCTTTCTAAAGGCTATATGTCTGGTTCTGTAACGCGCCTAGAGAGATACCAACAATGTCCGTTCAAATTCTACGCTCAATATGGTTTGAAACTAGAGCCACGTCGGATGCGTTCCTTTGGGGCTCCTGAAATTGGTACATTCTTACATGCTAATTTAGAGCGGTTAGGCAATTACCTATTAGAAAATAATAAACAATGGCGTGATCTCAATGAAGAAGAGCAACAAAATTTATGTCGCTCTGTAGCCGATGAAATCTTACAAGAAAATCACGGTGGCGAGGAAACAAGCGATGCTTACCAAAAGGCAATCGAGCAGCGTGTACAACGAACATTACATGTGACGGTAGACCGCCTTGTTGAGTGGTCCAAGCGCAGTGATTTTGATACAAAATATTTGGAGCAAGATTTTGGACGTCAAGGTGGTTGGGATCCGATTCGCGTACCTCTTGGGGAAGACCGTTATTTGCGCCTCATCGGTCAAATTGACCGCATCGATGAATATACTCGAGACGGTCAAACCTACGGCATGGTTATCGATTACAAATCCGGTGGCGCCCATGTAACGGCACAAGATGTGTACTATGGACTTAAATTACAACTTATGACATATTTATTGGCCTTAGAATCCGCTTATGGTAACAGGCAAGGACAATCTATGGCTCCTGCGGCGGTGGTGTATTCCTATGTGAAGAACCCTAAAATCCCTGCTGGCGCGCCTCTATCCTATGAAGATGCAGTAGCCTTGGTTAAAGAAAGTGATGCGTGGCAAAATAGCGGCTACTTCTCAGATGATGTTGAGTTGTTAACGCATATAGATAATAAGTTCTTATCCTACGGTTCTAAACGAGGTCCATATGTGCCGATTGCGACGAAAAAGGATCAAACAATTTCTAGTAGAGACTTGCATAAGGTTAAGAACACCGGTGAATTTGATGTAATGTGCCGTTATACCAATCATGTAATGGCTGACATTGGTCGTCATATTGGAGAAGGACAATTCCCAATTCAGCCTTACCAGTTAAATAAGAACAGACCTTGTACATATTGCGATTACAATATCGTATGCCGCTTTGACTCTAGTCGCAATCGATATAATTACTTATCTAGATTGTCCGAAGATGATGCATTAGAACGGATGAAAGAGGTCTTAAACGACGAAAATAGCGATAACAACGGGAATCGTAATAATGGAAACAACAGTAGCGAAGGAGGTGAAAACCATGGGTGTTAA
- a CDS encoding IS3 family transposase, with amino-acid sequence MIKTLRQQGYQLKHLLKAMPMSKSTYYFELTKVDLVDKRNTELKDEIQKIFTEHKGRYGVRRVYQELLNRGFVVNHKRVQRLMHSMGLAGKRPKEKYHSYKGKVGKIAENIVNRDFSTTAPLQKWTTDVSQFNFSWGKCYLSPILDMNTNEIVAYDLALRPNLEQISRMLEKAFKKFTNLSGLIFHSDQGWQYQHNYFRQALKEHGIIQSMSRKGNCYDNSVMETFFGRLKTEIYYGFEKEYASFNAFAVAIEEYINYYNNRRIQKKTKWMPPVKYREASMCLG; translated from the coding sequence ATTATCAAAACGCTCCGCCAACAAGGCTATCAACTAAAGCATCTTTTAAAAGCTATGCCAATGTCCAAATCTACCTATTATTTTGAACTTACTAAAGTAGATCTTGTAGATAAAAGAAATACAGAGCTCAAAGATGAAATTCAAAAGATTTTTACAGAACATAAAGGTCGGTATGGTGTACGGCGTGTATACCAAGAGCTTCTTAATCGAGGTTTTGTAGTCAATCATAAACGAGTACAAAGACTTATGCATAGTATGGGCCTCGCAGGAAAGCGACCGAAGGAAAAGTATCACTCTTACAAAGGGAAAGTCGGCAAAATAGCAGAAAATATCGTCAATAGAGATTTTAGTACAACTGCACCATTACAAAAATGGACTACCGATGTGTCTCAATTCAATTTCTCGTGGGGAAAATGCTATTTATCGCCTATTTTAGATATGAATACGAATGAGATTGTTGCTTATGACTTAGCATTAAGGCCTAACTTAGAACAGATTTCTCGTATGTTGGAGAAAGCCTTTAAAAAGTTTACTAATCTTTCGGGATTAATCTTCCACTCTGATCAAGGATGGCAATACCAACATAACTATTTTAGGCAAGCACTTAAAGAACATGGCATTATTCAGTCTATGTCTAGAAAAGGAAATTGTTATGATAACTCTGTGATGGAAACCTTTTTTGGTAGATTGAAAACAGAAATATATTATGGTTTTGAAAAAGAATATGCATCATTTAATGCTTTTGCAGTAGCGATAGAAGAATACATTAACTATTACAACAATAGAAGGATCCAGAAAAAAACAAAATGGATGCCCCCCGTAAAATACAGGGAAGCATCCATGTGTTTAGGCTAG
- a CDS encoding SGNH/GDSL hydrolase family protein has protein sequence MEIICFGDSITRGYDVPYGQGWVEICDASIEGVNFTNYGEDGCSVQGMIYNIEKWLPTVVADPTRHIFLMCGTNDILQGRDSAYVFKTLVKAIELASTKGKVIIGLETQIDSDMDGLDLVVRDVNEQLKAYAAEHDLKVIDFYTTLYEADQIGQIVFAGEVHPNARGYRLMAYKALEIFTRL, from the coding sequence ATGGAAATTATCTGTTTTGGAGATAGTATTACCCGTGGTTATGATGTGCCTTATGGCCAAGGGTGGGTTGAGATTTGTGATGCATCTATAGAGGGTGTGAATTTTACAAATTATGGTGAAGACGGTTGCTCCGTTCAGGGCATGATTTATAATATTGAAAAATGGCTACCTACAGTTGTAGCTGATCCAACACGTCACATTTTCTTAATGTGTGGCACCAATGATATATTACAAGGTAGAGATAGTGCGTATGTGTTCAAGACCTTGGTGAAAGCTATTGAATTAGCGAGCACAAAGGGGAAGGTAATAATTGGTTTGGAAACACAAATCGATAGTGATATGGATGGACTAGACCTTGTTGTGCGAGATGTAAATGAACAATTAAAAGCCTATGCAGCAGAGCATGACTTAAAAGTTATAGACTTCTATACAACTTTATATGAAGCAGATCAAATAGGCCAAATTGTCTTTGCTGGTGAAGTGCATCCCAATGCGCGTGGCTATCGTTTGATGGCTTATAAGGCATTAGAGATCTTTACAAGACTATAA
- a CDS encoding MFS transporter, producing the protein MNRLSFSRTQILILVSVWLTFLISFVMRLSWASLMPIVNEALSFTPQMGTAYLSAFYMGYAIMVLPGGILADRIGYRYTILVSLLSMALITALMSTIDNYTYGWVLRFLLGIVSGPVQASCLSAIGDYFGPNQRGAAVGIFMSCTSLGLTTVNLYAPYVATNYGWQNAFLLTAVLPILVFILSYFTVRKPSAEILAQREAEASAASAHVGEKTSLKENLLHVLKNRNICCLAFAGFFATGATWAVAQWSNLYMVKQLGVNAIYAGHVMSAFGLAALIAKPTIGILSDILPIKKNHLVALVMFLFAPALILFASTTNPDMLFITGPILGIGAFMHSALTNALVIQSAAPHLRGTTAGFVNLFNQIGVMLAPMILGSMLTATGSYQSALMTLAIAPVIGAIALFFVRLK; encoded by the coding sequence ATGAATCGACTTAGTTTCTCACGAACTCAGATTTTAATTCTTGTCAGCGTATGGCTCACATTTTTGATTAGCTTTGTTATGCGCCTATCTTGGGCATCCTTGATGCCTATTGTTAATGAAGCGTTGAGTTTCACGCCTCAAATGGGTACAGCCTATCTATCCGCCTTTTACATGGGCTATGCCATCATGGTTTTACCAGGTGGTATCTTAGCGGATCGCATTGGCTACCGTTATACCATTTTGGTGAGCTTGCTTTCTATGGCGCTTATTACGGCATTGATGAGTACCATCGATAATTACACTTATGGCTGGGTATTACGTTTCTTGTTAGGTATCGTATCCGGTCCAGTACAAGCATCTTGTTTAAGTGCTATTGGGGACTACTTTGGTCCTAATCAACGTGGCGCTGCAGTTGGTATCTTTATGTCCTGTACATCTCTTGGGTTGACCACTGTAAACCTTTACGCACCATATGTAGCTACTAATTATGGTTGGCAAAATGCGTTCCTCTTAACCGCAGTATTACCAATCCTTGTTTTTATTCTCAGCTATTTTACTGTTCGTAAACCAAGTGCTGAAATCTTGGCGCAACGGGAAGCAGAGGCGAGTGCTGCGTCTGCTCATGTAGGCGAAAAGACTTCCTTAAAGGAAAATTTGCTACATGTTTTAAAAAATCGCAACATTTGTTGCCTTGCCTTTGCAGGCTTCTTTGCTACAGGCGCTACTTGGGCTGTGGCACAATGGTCAAATTTGTATATGGTTAAACAGCTCGGTGTTAATGCCATCTATGCAGGCCATGTAATGTCCGCCTTTGGTTTAGCAGCGCTCATTGCAAAACCGACAATCGGTATCTTATCCGATATTTTACCAATTAAGAAGAACCATTTAGTAGCTCTTGTTATGTTCTTATTCGCACCAGCATTGATCCTCTTTGCAAGCACTACAAATCCAGATATGCTCTTCATAACAGGTCCAATCCTTGGTATCGGTGCTTTCATGCATAGTGCATTGACAAATGCGCTCGTAATTCAATCCGCAGCACCTCATTTACGTGGTACTACAGCAGGGTTTGTAAACTTGTTCAACCAAATCGGTGTTATGTTGGCGCCTATGATTTTAGGTAGCATGTTAACTGCGACAGGTAGCTATCAATCTGCATTGATGACTCTTGCCATCGCTCCTGTTATCGGTGCTATCGCATTGTTCTTTGTCCGTCTTAAATAA
- a CDS encoding transposase, with amino-acid sequence MRYSYEFKRKAIELFYQGEWPETPNGVRTDTFHKQIRDWVKLEQRHGSDINKCQGTNKYWSPEEKYELVCQVLSGQGLRAVAIVAGINSGQLYQWVHKYKTLGYNGLINKPKGRPPKDCKMKVPKTISTRELKESEYEELIRLRAEIAYIKAENEVIKKEIALREEKEAARLKAKKQRLSKRSANKAIN; translated from the coding sequence ATGAGATATAGTTATGAATTTAAAAGAAAAGCAATTGAATTATTCTATCAAGGTGAATGGCCCGAGACACCTAACGGTGTAAGGACAGATACATTTCATAAACAAATAAGGGACTGGGTTAAATTAGAACAGCGTCATGGTTCGGACATTAATAAATGTCAAGGGACTAATAAGTATTGGTCTCCGGAAGAAAAATATGAGTTAGTATGCCAAGTTCTTTCTGGTCAAGGTTTAAGAGCAGTAGCTATTGTAGCGGGTATTAACTCTGGACAACTGTATCAATGGGTTCATAAATACAAAACTTTGGGATACAATGGTCTTATTAATAAACCTAAAGGACGACCACCAAAGGATTGCAAAATGAAAGTACCTAAGACTATCTCAACTCGAGAGCTAAAAGAAAGTGAATATGAGGAACTCATTCGCTTACGAGCTGAAATTGCTTATATTAAAGCTGAAAATGAAGTCATAAAAAAAGAGATTGCCTTGAGAGAAGAAAAGGAAGCTGCGCGTCTCAAGGCGAAAAAGCAGCGATTATCAAAACGCTCCGCCAACAAGGCTATCAACTAA